One genomic segment of Sminthopsis crassicaudata isolate SCR6 chromosome 2, ASM4859323v1, whole genome shotgun sequence includes these proteins:
- the EXOSC1 gene encoding exosome complex component CSL4 isoform X1 produces the protein MDRRPASQNGCWEAVDAAPPSRYCIPGERLCHLDEASPGSGTYTRHGYIFSSLSGCVVKTSDNGELPVVSVTRETESQMLPDVGTIVTCKVSSINSRFAKVHILYVGSTPLKNSFRGTIRKEDVRATEKDKVEIYKSFRPGDIVLAKVISLGDAQSNYLLTTAENELGVVVAHSESGVQMVPISWCEMQCPRTHTKEFRKVARVQPEFLQT, from the exons ATGGATCGGCGCCCGGCCTCCCAGAACGGCTGTTGGGAAGCGGTGGATGCGGCGCCGCCGTCGCGGTACTGCATCCCGG GCGAGCGACTGTGTCACCTGGACGAGGCCAGCCCCGGCAGCGGCACCTACACCCGGCACGGCTACATCTTCTCCTCGCTCTCGGGCTGCGTGGTGAAGACGAGCGACAACGGCGAG CTGCCCGTGGTGTCCGTGACGCGAGAGACCGAATCCCAGATGCTGCCAGATGTGGGGACCATCGTCACCTGCAAG GTCTCCAGCATCAATTCTAGATTTGCCAAAGTCCATATCTTATATGTGGGATCCACACCGCTCAAGAACTCCTTTAGAGGAACCATCAG GAAAGAAGATGTTCGAGCTACTGAAAAAGACAAG GTTGAAATATATAAGAGTTTCCGCCCAGGTGACATCGTGCTGGCTAAAGTG ATTTCCCTAGGTGATGCACAGTCCAACTACCTATTGACAACTGCAGAAAATGAGCTGGGCGTAGTGGTGGCCCACAGTGAATCAG GTGTCCAGATGGTACCCATCAGCTGGTGTGAGATGCAGTGCCCCCGGACACACACCAAAGAATTCCGAAAAGTAGCACGTGTACAGCCTGAGTTCCTGCAGACATAG
- the PGAM1 gene encoding phosphoglycerate mutase 1, which produces MAAYKLVLIRHGESAWNLENRFSGWYDADLSPAGHEEAKRGGQALRDAGYEFDICFTSVQKRAIRTLWTVLDAIDQMWLPVVRTWRLNERHYGGLTGLNKAETAAKHGEAQVKIWRRSYDVPPPPMEPDHPFYSNISKDRRYADLTEDQLPSCESLKDTIARALPFWNEEIVPQIKEGKRVLIAAHGNSLRGIVKHLEGLSEEAIMELNLPTGIPIVYELDKNLKPIKPMQFLGDEETVRKAMEAVAAQGKAKK; this is translated from the exons ATGGCCGCCTACAAGCTGGTGCTGATCCGCCATGGAGAGagtgcctggaacctggagaaccGCTTCAGCGGGTGGTACGACGCGGACCTAAGCCCCGCCGGGCACGAGGAAGCCAAGCGCGGCGGGCAAGCGCTGCGAG ATGCTGGCTATGAATTTGATATCTGCTTCACCTCTGTCCAGAAGAGAGCAATCCGTACCCTTTGGACAGTACTAGATGCCATTGACCAGATGTGGTTGCCTGTAGTGAGGACTTGGCGCCTCAATGAGCGACACTATGGAGGTCTGACAGGCCTCAATAAAGCAGAGACAGCTGCCAAGCACGGTGAGGCGCAGGTGAAGATCTGGCGACGGTCCTACGATGTCCCACCACCTCCAATGGAGCCTGACCACCCCTTCTACAGCAACATCAGCAAG GACCGGCGCTATGCAGATCTTACTGAGGATCAATTGCCCTCTTGTGAGAGCTTGAAAGACACCATTGCTCGGGCTCTTCCCTTCTGGAATGAGGAAATCGTCCCCCAGATCAAGGAAGGAAAACGTGTTCTGATTGCAGCCCATGGCAACAGTCTTCGAGGGATTGTCAAACATCTTGAGG GTCTGTCTGAAGAAGCTATCATGGAGCTGAATCTGCCCACTGGCATTCCCATCGTGTATGAGTTGGACAAGAATCTGAAACCCATCAAGCCCATGCAGTTCCTTGGGGATGAAGAGACCGTTCGCAAAGCCATGGAGGCTGTGGCAGCCCAAGGCAAAGCCAAGAAGTGA
- the EXOSC1 gene encoding exosome complex component CSL4 isoform X2 — protein sequence MDRRPASQNGCWEAVDAAPPSRYCIPGERLCHLDEASPGSGTYTRHGYIFSSLSGCVVKTSDNGELPVVSVTRETESQMLPDVGTIVTCKVSSINSRFAKVHILYVGSTPLKNSFRGTIRKEDVRATEKDKVEIYKSFRPGDIVLAKVISLGDAQSNYLLTTAENELGVVVAHSESAGVQMVPISWCEMQCPRTHTKEFRKVARVQPEFLQT from the exons ATGGATCGGCGCCCGGCCTCCCAGAACGGCTGTTGGGAAGCGGTGGATGCGGCGCCGCCGTCGCGGTACTGCATCCCGG GCGAGCGACTGTGTCACCTGGACGAGGCCAGCCCCGGCAGCGGCACCTACACCCGGCACGGCTACATCTTCTCCTCGCTCTCGGGCTGCGTGGTGAAGACGAGCGACAACGGCGAG CTGCCCGTGGTGTCCGTGACGCGAGAGACCGAATCCCAGATGCTGCCAGATGTGGGGACCATCGTCACCTGCAAG GTCTCCAGCATCAATTCTAGATTTGCCAAAGTCCATATCTTATATGTGGGATCCACACCGCTCAAGAACTCCTTTAGAGGAACCATCAG GAAAGAAGATGTTCGAGCTACTGAAAAAGACAAG GTTGAAATATATAAGAGTTTCCGCCCAGGTGACATCGTGCTGGCTAAAGTG ATTTCCCTAGGTGATGCACAGTCCAACTACCTATTGACAACTGCAGAAAATGAGCTGGGCGTAGTGGTGGCCCACAGTGAATCAG CAGGTGTCCAGATGGTACCCATCAGCTGGTGTGAGATGCAGTGCCCCCGGACACACACCAAAGAATTCCGAAAAGTAGCACGTGTACAGCCTGAGTTCCTGCAGACATAG